AAAGCGCTCCTTGAGCTGCATCAGGCGCGGGGTCAGTACCTTCATTTTTGCCATCGACTTGTAGGAAGCAGCCGAGAGCGGGAAGAAGATGGCCTTGATGATGATGGTCAGCACAACAATCGCCCAGCCCCAGTTGCCGACCAGGCTGTGAATTGCCTGCAGGGCCCAGAAAATCGGCGCAGCGACCATGGTCAGCCAGCCGTAGTCGACGACCAGATCGAGGCCGGGGGCTACCTGTTTGAGCGCGGATTGTTCTTGCGGACCGGCATACAGGGTGACAGATGTTTCACCCTTGGCACCCGGAGCCACTTCGGCAATCGGTACGATTACACCGGCCTGGAAGACATCGCTGCCGTCCAGCTTGCGCATGTAGAACTCGTGCGGTGTCTTGTCCTTGGGAACCAGGGCAGCGACAAAGTAATGCTGAACCATGGCCAGCCAGCCGTTATCGGCGGTCTTGTTGAATTTGGCCTTGTTGCCGGCAATATCGTCGAAGCTGATTTTCTGGTACTTGTCGGCTTCGGTATACACAGCCGGACCGGTAAACGTCGAAACCATCTTGGTTTCACCAGCCGGGCTGACATTGTCGCGCTGCAACTGGAAGTAAGCATGCGGCGCGATGGCTTTTTCGCTGCCGTTGCTGATTTCCCAGGCAACATCAATGCTGTAGGAAGCACGCTTGAAAGTCAGGATTTTGGCGACCTTGATGCCGTCGGTCGTTGCTGCTTCCAGACGCACCTTCAGTTCATCGGAACCCTCAGCCAGGCTGCTTGGCCCGGCAACGCGCTTGAAGACGGAGCGGTGCGACGGCAGGCCGTCGGTCAGACCGCTCTGGGCA
The DNA window shown above is from Quatrionicoccus australiensis and carries:
- the yidC gene encoding membrane protein insertase YidC — its product is MDTRRLILVLIFTFSSFMLWENWQKYNQPKPAEAVAANAAAGAAPTPSAALHAGSVPGAPVVAPAATVATAETFTITTDLVKATISSVGGDLVELELLKYKAHEDKEKTFQLFEATHKYAAQSGLTDGLPSHRSVFKRVAGPSSLAEGSDELKVRLEAATTDGIKVAKILTFKRASYSIDVAWEISNGSEKAIAPHAYFQLQRDNVSPAGETKMVSTFTGPAVYTEADKYQKISFDDIAGNKAKFNKTADNGWLAMVQHYFVAALVPKDKTPHEFYMRKLDGSDVFQAGVIVPIAEVAPGAKGETSVTLYAGPQEQSALKQVAPGLDLVVDYGWLTMVAAPIFWALQAIHSLVGNWGWAIVVLTIIIKAIFFPLSAASYKSMAKMKVLTPRLMQLKERFADDKQRLNQEMMKMYQTEKVNPLGGCLPILVQIPVFISLYWVLLGAVEMRDAPWILWIKDLASADPFFILPVIMMASMFLQTKLNPTPPDPIQAKVMMAMPLIFGVMFFWFPAGLVLYWVVNNVLSIAQQWHITRAIDAGGKAANDPKA